A genomic segment from Pseudomonas sp. S09G 359 encodes:
- the rnpA gene encoding ribonuclease P protein component gives MSQDFSREKRLLTPRHFKAVFDSPTGKVPGKNLLLLARNNDLDHPRLGLVIGKKSVKLSVERNRLKRLMRESFRLHQDTLVGWDIVIVARKGLGDVENPELIQHFGKLWKRLARTNKPAPAVSTETVGVDSTDA, from the coding sequence GTGAGTCAGGACTTCAGTCGGGAAAAGCGTCTGCTAACCCCCCGGCACTTCAAGGCAGTCTTTGACTCCCCCACCGGCAAGGTTCCGGGGAAAAATCTCCTGCTCCTTGCGCGTAACAACGATCTTGATCACCCCCGTCTCGGGTTGGTGATTGGCAAGAAGAGCGTAAAGCTCTCCGTTGAGCGCAATCGCCTCAAGCGTCTGATGCGCGAATCGTTTCGCCTCCACCAGGACACTCTGGTTGGTTGGGATATTGTTATCGTCGCGCGCAAAGGCTTGGGGGATGTAGAAAACCCCGAATTGATTCAGCATTTCGGCAAGCTCTGGAAACGTCTGGCGCGTACCAACAAGCCAGCACCAGCAGTCAGCACCGAAACTGTAGGGGTAGACAGCACCGATGCGTAA